From the genome of Novipirellula aureliae, one region includes:
- a CDS encoding glycosyl hydrolase family 95 catalytic domain-containing protein, protein MKKMKKKNTESGTKKLQMLFIAAAVAVVPCWMEGVIAAEEVARSEAGIDYQAFLAQHDMVWDRIPNRWEVAPYTGNGNVGFLFYQARGEAKNVISIYAGRHDYYDHREPYNGDELLWIYRSRLPLGHFKLTSEGDVTAVDLQLDLWNAELTGTVKTTKGAYAIRGFSHSLHDVIYFETDADHEFIQVSWHPDVPKAPVRATLERGGGPKGGSWSKMRAAPYELPPEPTFSEKDGMHFCFQPLFDNRGETTTGWEVSGKASGKQVLLASVHHSFPKHNSMEQVASNLQTANELLDDDTFFSTHRKWWNEYYPLSFLTIDDPEKEAFYWIQMYKFASATRGNGPVMDLMGPWYHSTFWPMVWGDLNVELQYWTHLTANRLEVGSSLCNWFDKHESQLFKNVPERWKDSAGLATLFPQDLVASQGATVPDMLCWILHDYWLHCEFAGDRDRMRDGLFSKLRGVGNSYLNYLKDHPVSSDDGKIHIKNSWSPEYPGGRGQDINFTIGLMKWCFQTLLDINQEHDLDDPQADQWQSIVDNLVDFQIDDDGLRVGKEIPFNKPHRHYSHLLPFYPLAVLTPDSEEGKELLRTSLDHWLDVTFKRQNESSAMAVTGYTATGAASMYAWLGDSDQAYHYLDFLIKHDRVSPTTMYAEGNPVIESPLSFATCVHDMLLQSWGGGLRVFPAAPKLWGNVAFKDLRGQGAFLVSAKKQAGVTQFVTVKSLVGSPCAVWTDIANPKITIDGAAVELTIGEDGSYQVPLKEGQTVTFVPDALGQVDFAIQPIPVAEADRNLFGLNAKTTRLPGHQHYYPEPRTPVSVSKSSTTPSELPEAVWSIDTQAEWDQNSGAQTNLEIEGGMVSPTKETATFQSILKRFDTKQNVKSIVVQQSPVWENWEPAGDIGPGCTFDSPVFLSLGPKNYWMFARHNTAVEKEAWDTSKGVFTPEFVQLDGFDMPLETTAMPNQFRAPGGKKRSLGGYHAWESRDMVNWVHHGPITDNESGWMTTAEYAGGKAYFYYDFPNDQDPHLIIDDNLIDGEVGEKMGMAFEDPTHGSDCGFIRDLDGNFHVIYEDWSPIHANSHSFDSPLAGHAVSKDGKGDFKILAPAVDQRTRPTGVIKTYNHPHWTKENPERFKSGIGEYEVHEPEQDAFGDWAAICIGGQYYLFGDYDPAGSHGSNGSNMSVARFTSSSLDQQFKFCGSLGQGHPDPDVCFAEGRFWLATQPENDFVSPGPWVERVELRVGVDTNNDGAIDQWADWKPVKESYDYIAGFAKQVAKTPAAMDLTTLPAGYGFQFELRLTDTTANASKPILDRVQLHFGP, encoded by the coding sequence ATGAAGAAAATGAAGAAGAAGAATACGGAGAGTGGTACAAAGAAGTTGCAAATGCTTTTCATTGCAGCGGCGGTTGCTGTTGTGCCATGTTGGATGGAAGGCGTGATCGCAGCGGAGGAGGTCGCTCGTTCGGAAGCGGGGATCGATTATCAAGCTTTCCTTGCTCAGCACGATATGGTTTGGGACCGGATCCCCAATCGTTGGGAAGTGGCTCCCTACACAGGAAACGGCAACGTCGGTTTTCTATTCTACCAGGCCCGCGGCGAAGCGAAGAACGTGATTTCAATTTATGCCGGACGTCACGATTACTACGATCACCGCGAGCCGTACAATGGAGACGAACTGTTGTGGATCTATCGAAGTCGCCTACCGCTTGGTCACTTCAAGCTGACTTCCGAAGGGGACGTTACGGCGGTCGATCTACAGCTTGATCTGTGGAACGCTGAGTTGACCGGCACGGTCAAGACGACCAAGGGGGCCTATGCCATTCGTGGCTTTTCTCACAGTCTGCATGACGTGATCTATTTCGAAACGGATGCCGATCACGAGTTCATTCAGGTGTCCTGGCATCCGGACGTTCCGAAGGCCCCGGTCCGGGCGACTTTAGAACGTGGCGGCGGACCGAAGGGCGGAAGTTGGAGCAAGATGCGTGCGGCTCCGTATGAATTGCCGCCGGAGCCGACTTTTAGCGAAAAAGACGGCATGCATTTTTGTTTTCAGCCTCTGTTTGACAACCGGGGTGAAACAACGACCGGATGGGAGGTCAGTGGAAAGGCTTCCGGAAAACAGGTTCTGCTGGCCAGCGTCCATCACAGTTTTCCGAAGCACAACAGTATGGAGCAGGTAGCGAGCAATTTGCAAACAGCCAATGAGTTGCTTGACGACGACACCTTCTTCTCCACGCACCGTAAATGGTGGAATGAGTATTATCCGCTGAGTTTTCTGACCATCGATGATCCTGAAAAGGAAGCGTTCTATTGGATCCAGATGTATAAGTTCGCGTCGGCCACCCGTGGAAACGGTCCGGTAATGGATTTGATGGGGCCGTGGTATCACAGTACTTTCTGGCCGATGGTTTGGGGTGACCTGAACGTGGAGTTGCAGTATTGGACACACCTGACAGCCAACCGGTTGGAGGTTGGCTCCTCTCTGTGCAATTGGTTCGACAAGCATGAGTCGCAGCTCTTCAAAAATGTGCCCGAGCGTTGGAAGGACAGTGCCGGGTTGGCTACGTTGTTCCCGCAAGATCTGGTGGCTAGCCAGGGCGCGACCGTTCCTGACATGCTCTGCTGGATTCTTCACGACTACTGGTTGCACTGTGAATTCGCAGGTGACCGCGACCGGATGCGCGATGGCTTGTTCTCTAAGTTGCGTGGCGTCGGAAACAGTTACCTGAATTACTTGAAGGACCATCCGGTATCATCCGACGACGGAAAGATACATATCAAGAACAGTTGGTCACCGGAATACCCAGGTGGTCGCGGCCAGGATATCAACTTCACTATCGGGTTGATGAAGTGGTGCTTCCAAACCCTGCTCGACATCAACCAAGAGCACGATCTAGACGATCCGCAGGCTGATCAGTGGCAGAGCATTGTTGACAATCTGGTCGACTTCCAGATCGATGACGACGGGCTGCGGGTTGGCAAGGAGATTCCTTTTAACAAGCCGCATCGTCACTATTCACATCTCCTGCCGTTTTATCCTTTGGCGGTTTTGACTCCAGACAGCGAGGAAGGCAAAGAACTCTTGCGGACCAGTTTGGATCACTGGTTGGATGTGACCTTTAAGCGACAAAACGAGTCGTCCGCCATGGCTGTGACAGGCTATACCGCGACTGGGGCGGCATCGATGTATGCATGGTTGGGCGACTCGGATCAGGCGTATCATTATCTCGATTTCTTGATCAAGCATGACCGTGTATCGCCGACGACGATGTATGCCGAGGGGAATCCAGTGATAGAAAGTCCGCTCTCTTTCGCCACCTGTGTTCACGATATGTTGCTGCAAAGTTGGGGTGGGGGACTGCGTGTCTTTCCTGCAGCACCGAAGTTGTGGGGCAATGTCGCCTTCAAGGATTTGCGTGGGCAAGGGGCCTTTCTGGTCAGTGCCAAGAAGCAGGCGGGGGTGACTCAGTTTGTGACGGTGAAAAGCTTGGTCGGTTCCCCCTGTGCGGTATGGACGGATATCGCGAACCCCAAAATCACCATCGACGGTGCTGCCGTAGAACTAACCATCGGTGAAGACGGCAGCTATCAAGTTCCGCTTAAAGAGGGGCAGACGGTGACGTTTGTTCCGGATGCTTTGGGGCAGGTTGATTTTGCAATCCAGCCGATCCCCGTCGCGGAGGCGGATCGCAATTTGTTCGGATTGAACGCAAAGACCACTCGCCTACCTGGGCACCAACACTATTATCCTGAGCCCCGAACACCCGTTTCGGTTTCAAAATCAAGCACAACCCCAAGCGAATTGCCGGAAGCTGTATGGTCGATTGACACTCAAGCCGAGTGGGATCAGAACAGCGGTGCTCAAACCAACCTGGAAATCGAGGGAGGCATGGTATCGCCGACGAAGGAAACCGCGACGTTCCAAAGTATTCTAAAGCGTTTCGATACCAAGCAGAATGTGAAGTCGATTGTCGTCCAACAATCACCCGTTTGGGAAAACTGGGAACCGGCTGGGGACATCGGACCGGGCTGCACCTTCGATTCTCCTGTGTTTCTCAGTCTTGGTCCCAAAAACTATTGGATGTTTGCCCGGCATAACACCGCCGTTGAAAAAGAGGCTTGGGATACTTCCAAAGGGGTGTTCACGCCGGAGTTCGTTCAATTGGACGGCTTCGACATGCCGCTGGAGACCACGGCAATGCCAAACCAGTTCCGTGCGCCCGGTGGAAAGAAACGAAGCCTGGGTGGCTACCATGCTTGGGAGAGTCGGGACATGGTCAATTGGGTACATCACGGCCCGATCACCGACAATGAGTCAGGGTGGATGACCACTGCGGAGTACGCCGGTGGCAAGGCCTACTTCTACTATGACTTTCCCAACGACCAGGATCCCCACCTGATCATCGATGATAATCTGATCGATGGCGAGGTCGGTGAAAAGATGGGAATGGCATTTGAGGATCCGACGCACGGCTCGGATTGCGGCTTCATACGCGATCTCGATGGAAACTTTCACGTGATCTACGAGGACTGGAGTCCCATTCATGCTAACAGTCATTCGTTCGATTCGCCGCTCGCCGGTCATGCCGTTAGCAAGGATGGGAAGGGTGATTTCAAAATACTGGCTCCGGCAGTCGACCAGCGCACCCGTCCGACCGGCGTGATCAAAACTTACAATCACCCGCACTGGACAAAGGAAAATCCGGAACGGTTCAAGTCGGGCATCGGCGAGTACGAGGTTCATGAACCGGAACAAGATGCTTTTGGCGACTGGGCAGCAATCTGTATCGGTGGACAGTACTATCTGTTTGGCGACTATGATCCAGCCGGATCCCATGGCAGCAACGGAAGCAACATGAGTGTGGCTCGTTTTACTTCATCCAGCCTCGATCAGCAGTTCAAGTTTTGCGGGAGCCTCGGGCAGGGGCATCCCGATCCCGACGTCTGCTTTGCCGAGGGACGTTTCTGGTTAGCGACCCAACCAGAAAACGATTTTGTAAGTCCCGGCCCGTGGGTAGAACGCGTCGAGCTGCGTGTTGGCGTGGATACGAACAATGATGGGGCAATCGACCAGTGGGCGGACTGGAAACCGGTCAAGGAGAGCTATGACTACATCGCAGGCTTCGCCAAGCAGGTGGCCAAGACCCCGGCAGCAATGGATTTGACCACCCTTCCCGCAGGATACGGTTTCCAATTTGAATTGCGTCTAACCGATACGACCGCAAATGCGTCCAAGCCGATCCTCGATCGAGTCCAACTGCATTTTGGACCGTAG
- a CDS encoding DUF1559 domain-containing protein, protein MPAVQAAREAARRMSCSNNFKQIGLGIHNYHSAFNQLPTHMTGTWGDAGSNDGTHSRLEHSGGRLSIFVGLTPFIEGQALWEQISNPSMGIDGTTGRGGGVPYSAMGPSPNNGGNYGPWQTEIPTLRCPSDPGSGLPAYARVNYAACLGDSPFRGSAGQYDNSFNSTTARSQQLQAAQRGAFVPREKMGFRDIVDGLSNTIIAGEIATDLGDLDVRTMPRTDLAMLGDTYGTAPTGSPSLCSNHADIDPTRPQFFMVASLLDANEGRGHRWAGGQPVFTVMNTMLPPNSPTCLLATFEVGDVQTFERQRSGVLPPSSRHQGGCHVLMGDGAVKFITDSIEAGNGANTPVSANGGVATNNGPGAASPYGLWGSLGTRAAREVISEEF, encoded by the coding sequence TTGCCGGCCGTTCAAGCAGCCCGCGAAGCAGCGCGGCGAATGAGCTGCAGTAATAATTTCAAGCAGATTGGTTTGGGCATTCATAACTACCACTCTGCTTTCAATCAATTGCCAACGCATATGACGGGGACTTGGGGCGATGCAGGGTCGAATGATGGCACGCATAGCCGACTCGAACACTCGGGTGGACGGCTCAGTATCTTCGTTGGCTTGACGCCGTTCATCGAAGGGCAAGCGTTGTGGGAGCAAATCAGCAACCCCAGCATGGGGATCGACGGAACAACTGGTCGAGGCGGTGGTGTGCCGTACAGTGCAATGGGGCCTTCGCCCAACAATGGTGGCAATTATGGTCCTTGGCAGACCGAGATTCCTACCCTGCGATGCCCGAGCGATCCTGGATCAGGGCTGCCCGCTTATGCCCGAGTGAACTATGCAGCGTGTCTCGGTGATAGCCCCTTCCGGGGTAGTGCTGGGCAATATGACAATTCCTTCAATTCGACCACGGCCCGCAGTCAGCAACTCCAGGCTGCACAGCGTGGGGCGTTCGTACCACGGGAAAAAATGGGATTCCGCGATATTGTCGACGGTTTATCCAATACGATTATTGCAGGTGAAATTGCGACAGATCTCGGGGATCTCGATGTCAGAACGATGCCCAGGACTGATTTGGCGATGCTCGGTGATACGTACGGTACTGCTCCGACAGGTTCGCCGAGCCTCTGTAGCAATCACGCCGATATTGATCCTACAAGACCACAGTTTTTTATGGTCGCTAGCCTTCTAGATGCGAACGAAGGTCGAGGCCATCGCTGGGCAGGTGGGCAACCCGTGTTTACGGTCATGAATACGATGCTACCTCCCAATAGCCCCACCTGTCTTTTGGCTACATTCGAAGTGGGAGACGTTCAAACGTTTGAGAGGCAGCGATCCGGAGTGCTACCTCCGAGTAGTCGCCACCAAGGAGGCTGCCACGTGTTGATGGGTGATGGCGCCGTCAAGTTCATCACTGATTCAATTGAAGCTGGCAATGGTGCCAATACTCCTGTGTCCGCAAATGGCGGAGTGGCTACCAACAACGGTCCTGGGGCAGCAAGTCCATACGGTCTCTGGGGATCGTTGGGCACCCGTGCGGCACGTGAAGTCATTAGCGAGGAATTCTAA
- a CDS encoding prepilin-type N-terminal cleavage/methylation domain-containing protein, translating into MMRRNLQGRAGFTLVELLVVIAII; encoded by the coding sequence ATGATGAGACGAAATTTACAAGGCCGGGCCGGCTTTACGCTGGTTGAGCTTCTGGTGGTGATTGCCATCATCTGA
- a CDS encoding DUF1559 domain-containing protein — MSPRRSLRLGFTLVELLVVIAIIGVLVGLLLPAVQAAREAARRMSCSNNVKQIGLAIHNYHSSYNQLPIYGGGTTSPDGAGYTYADGLGNTTTGGGYNRLRLSFLVGLTPFFEQQAMWEQISNPFNQNTVTIDDPTTSMTSPWSPMGPNPGYQNGYPPFATEMATLRCPSDPGTGLPAQGRTNYTGCLGDGYFGFERSNPKTNGQESSPHAERQRGTQRGVFVHRQSLGFRDILDGLSNTIMCGEIATDLGDMDTRTDLLRVPGGSTGGPGTGSAVLDPTVCSNSPQIDPQRPQFWSPTTPRDNSVGGLITSATDRRGFRWADCGPMFTGFFTVLPPNSTSCNMSEITIEAGPMSTSSRHQGGTHVLMGDGAVKFITDSIDAGNSNATTPYYAVHGNNGSYISENGVGQGSPYGLWGALGTRASKEVIDEQF, encoded by the coding sequence ATGAGTCCGAGAAGAAGTTTGCGGCTAGGCTTTACGCTAGTCGAGTTGCTGGTTGTAATCGCAATTATTGGAGTCCTGGTGGGACTTCTATTGCCAGCGGTCCAAGCGGCCCGCGAGGCCGCCCGACGAATGAGTTGCAGCAATAATGTAAAACAGATTGGTTTAGCAATTCACAATTACCACTCCTCGTATAACCAACTACCCATTTACGGTGGCGGTACAACCAGCCCCGATGGTGCCGGATACACGTACGCCGATGGTCTTGGTAACACGACCACCGGAGGCGGGTACAACAGGCTCCGACTCAGCTTTCTTGTTGGATTAACACCGTTCTTCGAGCAGCAAGCGATGTGGGAGCAGATCTCCAATCCTTTCAACCAAAACACCGTTACGATCGACGACCCAACGACGTCGATGACGAGTCCCTGGAGTCCGATGGGGCCTAACCCTGGTTATCAAAATGGGTACCCACCATTTGCTACGGAAATGGCAACCCTTCGCTGCCCGAGTGATCCGGGAACGGGCTTGCCAGCACAAGGTCGTACTAACTACACCGGATGTTTAGGGGACGGATATTTTGGCTTCGAACGTTCCAATCCTAAGACCAACGGCCAGGAAAGCTCACCGCACGCAGAAAGACAAAGAGGGACGCAGCGCGGCGTATTTGTTCATCGCCAATCCCTAGGCTTTCGAGATATTCTTGATGGCCTATCCAATACGATCATGTGTGGAGAAATTGCCACCGACCTTGGTGACATGGATACTCGTACGGATTTGCTCAGAGTTCCGGGCGGGTCAACTGGTGGGCCTGGCACTGGATCCGCAGTTCTCGATCCAACAGTATGCAGCAACAGCCCTCAGATCGATCCCCAACGACCACAGTTTTGGAGCCCAACGACACCCAGAGACAATAGTGTTGGTGGGCTGATCACTTCGGCAACGGATCGACGCGGTTTCCGCTGGGCAGACTGCGGTCCCATGTTTACAGGATTTTTTACGGTCCTGCCTCCGAATTCGACATCTTGCAATATGTCCGAAATCACCATTGAAGCAGGCCCGATGTCGACTAGCAGTCGTCATCAAGGCGGGACTCATGTGTTGATGGGAGACGGTGCGGTGAAGTTCATCACCGATTCCATCGATGCTGGCAACTCAAACGCAACCACCCCTTACTATGCAGTCCACGGAAACAACGGATCCTACATCAGTGAAAATGGTGTTGGTCAGGGAAGCCCTTACGGATTATGGGGTGCACTTGGCACGCGAGCTTCCAAAGAAGTGATCGACGAACAGTTTTAA
- a CDS encoding family 43 glycosylhydrolase encodes MQPSSNMSKTTSTMMRDRMVDENETLRLSLKWSRDLCIAHAAPEGGLLTGMSYSLIAILALVVIGLPVTATAEESKSTKETPAQKDWTNFVPVDPTPAKDGVVDLKATTAFLSEPDIMRRDPSDVIRCGDTYYVWYTKVLKGQPGYPGGWSGSVWYATSHDGHQWEEQGPALHAGGQEEWDGAGVYTPNILPYQGKYYLAYTAMAAPFDRKLSRASIGIAVSDSPDGPWKKLQSNPVIKPSDSTNDPDSFLCDDAVFVVHDGKIWLYYKGFAGQDLEDGTRIRVRKTTFLLTATADTPEGPYTKVPKILHRGHEALVWKDSNFIGSMCVGIGWGPSRMFSSADGVHFQSIYKLNPQLAAGIYRHDFEEDSTGARPSWGVSMEENKGQGLSRFEIIWPQDNAK; translated from the coding sequence ATGCAACCGTCGTCCAACATGAGCAAAACCACTTCTACAATGATGCGAGATAGGATGGTCGACGAGAACGAGACACTCCGCTTAAGTCTCAAATGGTCTAGAGATCTGTGTATCGCTCATGCAGCACCGGAAGGTGGTTTGCTTACGGGAATGTCCTATTCGTTAATCGCAATCCTGGCTCTCGTTGTTATTGGATTGCCAGTCACGGCAACTGCCGAGGAATCGAAGAGCACGAAGGAAACTCCTGCTCAGAAGGACTGGACGAACTTTGTTCCCGTCGATCCGACGCCGGCCAAGGATGGTGTTGTCGACTTGAAAGCGACCACTGCGTTTCTGAGTGAACCGGACATCATGCGCAGGGACCCCAGTGATGTGATCCGTTGTGGTGACACCTACTACGTCTGGTATACGAAGGTTCTCAAAGGTCAGCCCGGGTATCCAGGCGGATGGAGCGGATCCGTTTGGTATGCAACGAGTCATGATGGCCATCAATGGGAAGAACAAGGGCCTGCATTGCATGCGGGTGGTCAAGAGGAATGGGATGGAGCCGGTGTCTACACACCCAACATCCTGCCTTACCAAGGCAAATACTACTTGGCCTATACGGCAATGGCGGCTCCTTTTGACCGAAAGCTGAGTCGAGCCTCCATCGGCATTGCGGTCTCGGATTCGCCTGACGGTCCCTGGAAGAAACTTCAGAGCAACCCGGTGATCAAGCCTTCGGACTCAACCAATGATCCCGATAGTTTCCTCTGTGACGATGCCGTCTTCGTGGTGCACGACGGTAAAATATGGCTCTACTACAAGGGGTTTGCTGGCCAAGACCTCGAGGATGGAACCCGCATTCGAGTGCGCAAGACCACGTTTCTGCTGACGGCGACAGCCGACACGCCGGAAGGCCCCTACACGAAGGTTCCCAAGATTCTTCACCGCGGGCACGAGGCGCTTGTGTGGAAAGATTCCAATTTCATTGGCTCCATGTGTGTCGGTATCGGCTGGGGACCCAGCAGAATGTTTTCTTCTGCCGACGGCGTCCACTTCCAATCCATTTACAAGCTGAACCCCCAGCTTGCAGCAGGTATCTACCGTCATGATTTTGAAGAAGACTCAACAGGAGCCAGACCGAGCTGGGGTGTTTCCATGGAAGAGAATAAAGGCCAAGGGCTTTCTAGATTCGAAATAATCTGGCCACAGGACAATGCAAAATAA
- a CDS encoding DUF1559 domain-containing protein: MKNRNGYRRGGFTLVELLVVIAIIGVLVGLLLPAVQAAREAARRMSCSNNFKQIGLGIHNYHSAFDMMPAQGGGTVADTNGIGITTGHNELHLSMLVGLTPFIEQQALWEIISNPVRSTPTSSLYFPPMGPSAGKELSSHANRPYAPWITEIPTFRCPSDPGVGLPAHGRTNYGACMGDSYIGGRRGKYNTAGTAFDDDEIENARAGQRGVFSMREYMQFRDIMDGLSNSIAMGEMATDMGDNDVRTRPSQMQKPISRMAREGNLTYCEQYRDPQRPQFYDEANAVWPANDNAERRRGYRWAYAPQLYSAVQTNVPPNSVVCVEFHNRLAHVPASSRHQGGVHVLMADGAVKFITESIDAGNQNSASVGPDSQYNLAPGSPSPFGLWGALGTRASKETIDTEF, translated from the coding sequence ATGAAAAATCGAAATGGGTATCGCCGCGGCGGCTTTACGTTAGTGGAGCTACTCGTCGTGATCGCAATCATTGGGGTGCTAGTGGGATTATTGCTTCCCGCAGTTCAAGCCGCCCGCGAAGCCGCTCGACGGATGAGCTGTAGTAACAATTTCAAGCAGATCGGGCTTGGGATTCACAATTATCATTCCGCGTTCGACATGATGCCAGCCCAGGGTGGCGGTACAGTCGCCGATACGAACGGCATTGGCATTACGACAGGTCACAATGAGCTGCACCTGAGTATGCTCGTTGGGTTGACCCCGTTTATTGAGCAACAGGCTCTTTGGGAAATCATCTCCAACCCCGTAAGGTCGACGCCCACATCGTCATTGTATTTCCCACCGATGGGGCCTTCCGCGGGCAAAGAACTCAGCAGTCACGCCAACCGGCCTTATGCCCCTTGGATAACCGAGATTCCGACGTTCCGTTGCCCCAGCGATCCGGGTGTCGGGCTCCCCGCGCATGGGCGAACGAACTACGGTGCTTGCATGGGGGACAGCTACATCGGTGGCAGGCGAGGCAAGTACAACACCGCGGGTACCGCGTTTGACGATGACGAGATCGAGAATGCGCGTGCCGGACAGCGCGGGGTATTCTCGATGCGTGAATACATGCAATTTCGTGACATTATGGACGGATTGTCCAACTCGATTGCGATGGGGGAAATGGCCACGGATATGGGCGATAACGATGTGCGAACAAGACCTTCTCAAATGCAGAAGCCCATCAGCAGGATGGCCCGGGAAGGCAATCTGACTTACTGTGAACAGTATCGGGATCCACAGCGTCCCCAGTTCTACGATGAAGCGAACGCTGTTTGGCCTGCCAATGATAATGCGGAGAGACGCCGAGGGTATCGTTGGGCCTATGCACCCCAATTGTATTCAGCGGTGCAGACCAATGTTCCTCCTAACAGCGTGGTTTGCGTTGAATTCCACAATCGACTTGCGCATGTCCCTGCAAGCAGCCGGCATCAAGGCGGTGTTCACGTGCTGATGGCGGATGGCGCGGTCAAGTTTATTACCGAGTCGATTGACGCTGGAAACCAGAACAGCGCGTCGGTTGGCCCCGACTCCCAATACAACCTTGCGCCTGGCTCACCGAGTCCGTTCGGCTTGTGGGGGGCACTAGGAACACGTGCCAGCAAAGAAACGATCGATACGGAATTCTAG
- a CDS encoding histidine kinase produces the protein MNGPNATLNALAFLFWLLPFEPGVADSPPRDFSDFTPSQLKRRLVEIDEAVVKLPTLSLSGGVGPIGFRSMSFENAKTRIWAQIDLEEEHSIDQIVLVPTIWRDAKTGFVADGFPREFEVIVGTDRDSSGVVVARIDDKSSLLPRIAPVIIDLPHRTKASWVRVVALTLSRRIWDGNFNLQLSEILVFSGEENVALHKQVSVSDDAHKGSKSLQKDFLVDGSLPYLMDAAKGKKSIAFVSYVEVGKQLELTIDLGKVLPVDRIHLHGPDLSDTVPQSVSSDYGIPRHIQILGASQEDFSDAVTLCEMNLESVYDIAPIIMKRFPVVDCRYVRIVGSDSARNAIDQNSESPNGYAEIEVFSEGVNVAFEKPVTITPPQTTQRRHLSALTDGFNFYGEILPIRGWLEGLAERHDLETQRPFIARELNQRYEQQAANLERMTWLAVILAVGIGFTVLLSRMVQMRQLNEIKRRFAADLHDELGANLHTIGLLSDLADDVKESPEDLSTFLQRIRGLTERTGVAMRHCTDMQNSSELYAGFQTDMYRTAERIAVNLEHDLLVTGEPHLNRLKPQTRFDLFLFYKECLVNICRHSGATQLVTRLAGSEKEVNLTVSDNGIGLSGSTAKGVPPSLRRRAKLLGAKISVDCPTEGGTCIQLSLRSRRWGFRR, from the coding sequence ATGAACGGACCAAATGCCACCCTAAACGCTCTAGCCTTCCTGTTCTGGCTACTCCCATTCGAACCAGGGGTGGCCGACTCCCCTCCTCGAGACTTTAGCGACTTTACGCCATCACAACTCAAGCGTCGGCTTGTGGAGATCGACGAGGCCGTTGTGAAGTTGCCAACACTCAGCCTCTCGGGTGGCGTGGGTCCAATCGGATTTCGCTCGATGTCGTTTGAGAACGCCAAGACCCGAATATGGGCTCAAATCGATCTCGAAGAAGAGCATTCCATCGACCAAATCGTGTTGGTACCGACGATTTGGCGCGATGCCAAAACGGGTTTTGTTGCCGACGGATTCCCCCGTGAATTTGAAGTGATCGTCGGAACCGATCGTGATTCTAGCGGCGTCGTTGTCGCCCGAATCGATGACAAATCCTCCCTACTTCCACGCATCGCCCCGGTCATCATCGATCTGCCCCATCGGACGAAAGCCTCTTGGGTGCGGGTTGTCGCTCTTACATTGTCGCGGCGAATATGGGATGGCAATTTCAATCTCCAGCTCTCGGAGATACTCGTCTTCAGCGGCGAAGAGAACGTCGCGTTGCACAAACAGGTATCGGTATCGGACGATGCGCACAAGGGATCGAAGTCATTGCAAAAAGATTTCCTGGTTGACGGATCACTTCCCTACCTAATGGATGCGGCAAAGGGGAAGAAAAGTATCGCGTTTGTCAGTTACGTTGAAGTCGGCAAACAGCTCGAACTGACCATCGACTTAGGCAAGGTCCTACCAGTCGACCGCATCCACCTGCACGGTCCCGATCTCAGCGATACCGTCCCCCAATCTGTATCATCCGACTACGGAATCCCAAGGCATATTCAAATTCTCGGGGCCAGCCAAGAAGACTTCTCTGACGCGGTGACGCTATGTGAAATGAATCTTGAATCCGTTTACGACATCGCGCCCATCATCATGAAACGATTTCCTGTCGTCGATTGCCGGTACGTTCGGATCGTCGGAAGTGACTCGGCGCGCAACGCAATCGACCAAAATTCAGAATCCCCAAATGGATACGCTGAGATTGAAGTGTTTTCTGAAGGAGTCAACGTTGCGTTCGAGAAACCGGTCACCATCACCCCCCCCCAAACGACGCAGCGCCGGCATCTGTCCGCGCTGACCGATGGCTTCAATTTCTATGGTGAAATCCTACCTATTCGCGGTTGGCTTGAGGGTCTTGCGGAGCGGCACGATTTGGAAACTCAGCGCCCGTTTATCGCTCGCGAGCTCAATCAACGCTACGAACAACAGGCTGCGAACTTAGAACGCATGACTTGGCTGGCAGTGATCTTGGCCGTGGGAATCGGGTTCACCGTGCTATTGAGTCGGATGGTTCAAATGCGGCAACTCAACGAAATCAAAAGGCGGTTTGCTGCCGATCTTCATGACGAACTTGGCGCCAACCTGCATACCATCGGATTGCTCAGCGATCTTGCGGACGATGTAAAGGAGTCCCCTGAAGACCTATCAACGTTCCTGCAAAGGATTCGCGGCCTCACCGAAAGGACAGGCGTGGCAATGCGTCATTGCACCGACATGCAGAATTCCAGTGAACTGTATGCCGGGTTCCAGACTGACATGTACCGGACTGCGGAGCGAATTGCCGTCAACTTGGAGCACGACCTCCTGGTCACGGGCGAACCCCACTTGAATCGACTGAAACCGCAAACGCGATTCGACCTGTTCCTGTTCTACAAAGAATGCCTGGTCAACATTTGCCGGCACTCAGGGGCGACTCAGCTGGTAACGCGTCTTGCAGGATCCGAAAAGGAGGTCAATCTGACAGTTAGCGATAACGGAATCGGACTCTCCGGCAGCACTGCCAAAGGCGTCCCACCATCGCTTCGGCGCCGAGCAAAATTGCTGGGCGCGAAGATTTCGGTCGATTGTCCTACCGAGGGCGGCACCTGTATCCAGCTCTCGTTACGATCACGTCGCTGGGGATTTCGACGATGA